From Saccopteryx leptura isolate mSacLep1 chromosome 3, mSacLep1_pri_phased_curated, whole genome shotgun sequence, one genomic window encodes:
- the LOC136399224 gene encoding zinc finger protein 615-like, with product MNKEVTKQAVAHQIEHRTRMQRTQECLTFHDVTVDFTREEWQLLDPDQKDLYRDVMLEISSHLVSLGYQSSKPDALSKLERGEEPWTVGDEPQHLLCPELREVNEPLQSHFQAPSIDKSGEECCEHDMFANIVNQSESCFLLRKNCEMLEICKNPLKSKLSFENQTRSFKLKNSVHLNGDGTSILHGNHELFYTEIRLHPSTKSIEKKSQVIPQQRTHNVEKAHTSTECENAFINMAQLTEYQRIYIGGKPYGFSLCENAFTGQSSFTEHQIVPTGLNQYECNNFVETFLNKGQLNIHQNVHVGKKPYICIECGKAFIYRYQLIYHHRTHTGEKPHGCSLCGKTFSSKSNLNKHQKTHTGEKPYKCSECGKGFLRKSLLIAHHRTHTGEKPYGCSLCEKTFSTKSNLHKHQKTHTGEKPYKCSECGKAFIEKSRLIAHHQTHTGEKLYRCSECGTGFLRKSRLIAHHRTHTGEKPHGCSLCEKTFSTKSNLHKHQKTHTGEKPYKCSECGKGFIEKSRLIAHHRTHTGEKLYRCSECGKGFSKRYRLIIHQETHSGEKPYICSECKKGFSVKSKLLVHQRTHSGEKPYVCSVCGKGFRMKGTLNIHQRTHSLEKPCICTECGKGFTVRSSLIVHQQTHTGEKPYICSECGKGFPAKSKLLVHQRTHTGEKPYVCGVCGKGFSMKRALTVHQQTHSTEKPCICNECGKGFTMKSSLIVHQRTHTGEKPYICSECGKGFPVKSQLTVHQRSHTGEKSYVCSECGKSFRVKSQLTVHQRIHTGEKPYVCSECGKGFPEKSKLIRHQRTHTGEKPYVCSECGKGFRVKSQLTVHERIHTGEKPYACSDCGKDFRVKTKLILHQRTHMG from the exons atgaacaaagaagtcactaagcag GCGGTAGCGCaccagatagagcatcggactaggatgcagaggacccag GAATGCCTCACATTTCACGATGTGACTGTGGACTTCACCCGGGAGGAGTGGCAGCTCCTGGACCCCGATCAGAAGGACCTGTACCGGGACGTGATGTTGGAGATCTCCAGCCATCTGGTGTCATTGG GGTATCAATCCAGCAAACCAGATGCGCTTTCCAAGTTGGAGCGAGGGGAAGAACCGTGGACAGTAGGGGATGAACCCCAACATCTGCTCTGTCCAG AACTCAGGGAAGTTAATGAGCCTCTGCAGAGTCACTTTCAAGCTCCAAGCATTGATAAAAGTGGGGAAGAATGCTGTGAACATGatatgtttgcaaatattgtaaaTCAGAGTGAAAGCTGTTTCCTATTGAGGAAGAACTGTGAAATGTTGGAGATATGCAAAAACcccttaaaatcaaaattaagttttgaaaaccaaaccagaagttttaaattaaagaactctGTTCACTTGAATGGAGATGGGACGTCCATTCTGCATGGTAACCATGAACTATTTTACACTGAAATTAGGTTGCATCCCAGTACCAAGTCCATCGAAAAGAAGTCCCAGGTCATTCCCCAACAGAGAACTCACAATGTTGAGAAAGCCCACAcgagcactgaatgtgagaatGCCTTCATCAATATGGCTCAGCTCACTGAATATCAGAGAATTTATATTGGAGGGAAACCATATGGATTCAGTCTGTGTGAGAATGCCTTCACCGGACAGTCCAGTTTTACTGAACATCAGATAGTTCCTACAGGACTGAATCAGTATGAATGCAATAATTTTGTTGAAACCTTTCTCAATAAAGGACAGTTGAATATACATCAGAATGTTCATGTTGGAAAGAAACCTTACATATGTATTGAATGTGGCAAAGCTTTCATTTATAGGTATCAGCTCATTTATCATCATcgaactcatacaggagagaaaccccaTGGATGCAGTCTATGTGGGAAGACCTTCTCTTCAAAATCTAATCTAAATAAACATCAGAAAACTCATACAGGTGAGAAACCATAtaaatgcagtgaatgtggaaaaggcTTCCTAAGGAAGAGTCTTCTTATTGCTCATCATcgaactcatacaggagagaaaccctatggaTGCAGTCTATGTGAGAAGACCTTTTCTACAAAGTCTAATCTCCATAAACATCAGaaaactcatacaggagagaaaccttataaatgcagtgaatgtgggaaagccttcatcGAGAAGAGTCGTCTTATTGCTCATCATcaaactcatacaggagagaaattGTATAGATGCAGTGAATGTGGAACAGGCTTCCTCAGGAAGAGTCGTCTCATTGCTCATCATcgaactcatacaggagagaaaccccaTGGATGCAGTCTATGTGAGAAGACCTTTTCTACAAAGTCTAATCTCCATAAACATCAGaaaactcatacaggagagaaaccttacaaatgcagtgaatgtgggaaaggcttcatcGAGAAGAGTCGTCTCATTGCTCATCATcgaactcatacaggagagaaattGTATAgatgcagtgaatgtggaaaaggcTTTTCAAAGAGGTACAGACTCATTATTCATCAGGAAACTCATTCAGGAGAGAAACCGTATATTTGCAGTGAATGTAAAAAAGGCTTCTCAGTGAAGAGCAAGCTGCTGGTGCATCAGCGGACTCattcaggagagaagccctatgtatGTAGTGtgtgtgggaaaggcttcaggATGAAGGGAACTCTCAATATACATCAACGAACTCATTCTTTGGAGAAACCATGTATATGCACTGAATGTGGCAAAGGCTTTACTGTGAGGAGTAGCCTGATTGTCCATCAAcaaactcacacaggagagaaaccatacatatgcagtgagtgtgggaaaggctttccaGCAAAGAGCAAGCTACTTGTGCATCAACggactcatacaggagagaagccctatgtatGTGGTGTATGTGGGAAAGGCTTCAGCATGAAGAGAGCGCTCACTGTACATCAGCAAACTCATTCTACAGAGAAACCGTGTATatgcaatgaatgtgggaaaggctttacTATGAAGAGTAGTCTGATTGTACATcagagaactcacacaggagaaaaaccatacatatgcagtgaatgtgggaaaggctttccAGTGAAGAGCCAACTAACTGTACATCAAAGGAGTCACACGGGAGAGAAGTcatatgtatgcagtgaatgtgggaaaagCTTTCGAGTGAAGAGCCAACTGACTGTACATCAAAGGATTCATACGGGAGAAAAGCCGTatgtatgcagtgaatgtgggaaaggctttccAGAGAAGAGCAAACTGATTAGACATCAAAGGACTCACACcggagagaagccatatgtatgcagtgaatgtgggaaaggctttcgAGTGAAGAGCCAACTTACTGTACATGAAAGGATTCATACGGGAGAGAAGCCGTATGCATGCAGTGACTGTGGGAAAGACTTCCGAGTGAAGACCAAACTGATTTtacatcaaaggactcatatGGGATAA